The Humulus lupulus unplaced genomic scaffold, drHumLupu1.1 SCAFFOLD_261, whole genome shotgun sequence genome contains a region encoding:
- the LOC133811666 gene encoding uncharacterized protein LOC133811666, which produces MSRCYPYHGPPNANKGEALDELIKLRKDKDETKLKRIKLRKECSRSTETEKCDKTVKKNDFQEKKKKKRKNDFNGGHLSKAVVEESDQVDSSDLTQEDEQPTISNNKKRRLHEVEPLSNDGDKERRKIRIRIPNIGFGKHSFKPCRELPLAIPESRNETKRCGLALKQCQELPLATQVSSKESKRHEAQKLFPKQGRELPLAMQESNKFESNEPRKLCLKLSPELLKQRQELPLAPQVSSKESKRHEAQKLFLNQARELPLAMQESNKFESNEARKLCLKLSPELLKQRQELPLAPQVSSREIKRDEARKLPLKTSRGLPLAVQESNKSKRNEAQKLFLKPSRELPLAPQASSREIKTGEAQKLCLKTSRELPLAIQESNKSKRNEAQKLCLKPSQELLKQHQELPLAPHANNRESKRCEAQKLCFKPARELPLAIQKSNKSKSDEAQKLCLKPAQELSLAVQESNKSKSDEAQKLCLKQSQELLKQRQGLPLAPHASNKESKRCEAQKLCLKPVRELPLAIQENNKSKSNEAQKLDLEQQERRESKRVSKTSLCVDDDSIQRPDYLYRKLIEHWVLPKIDREHNDFEDEWLIGPKQENRQESRIHEVANVVSCSMSSSLWPKAHYLPEADMFALPYTVPF; this is translated from the exons ATGTCTCGGTGTTATCCTTATCATGGACCTCCGAATGCGAACAAAGGAGAGGCCTTGGACGAGTTGATTAAG CTTCGAAAAGATAAAGATGAAACAAAGTTGAAGAGGATAAAGTTGAGGAAAGAATGCTCAAGAAGTACTGAGACAGAAAAATGTGATAAAACAGTGAAAAAGAATGATTttcaagagaagaagaagaagaagagaaaaaatgaCTTTAACGGTGGGCACCTTTCTAAGGCAGTTGTAGAGGAATCTGATCAAGTTGACTCGAGTGATTTAACTCAAGAAGACGAGCAACCCACCATAAGCAACAACAAGAAGAGGAGATTGCATGAGGTGGAGCCCTTGTCTAACGATGGTGACAAGGAAA GAAGAAAGATTCGTATCCGGATACCCAATATTGGATTCGGGAAACATAGCTTTAAACCCTGCCGGGAATTGCCATTGGCTATACCAGAGAGCAGAAATGAAACGAAGAGGTGTGGACTCGCTCTTAAGCAATGCCAAGAGTTGCCATTAGCTACACAAGTGAGCAGCAAGGAAAGTAAGAGGCACGAAGCTCAGAAACTCTTCCCTAAACAAGGTCGAGAGTTGCCTTTGGCTATGCAAGAGAGCAATAAATTTGAGAGTAATGAACCTCGGAAACTCTGCCTTAAACTATCTCCAGAGTTGCTTAAACAACGCCAGGAATTGCCATTAGCTCCACAAGTGAGCAGCAAGGAAAGTAAGAGGCACGAAGCTCAGAAACTCTTCCTTAATCAAGCTCGAGAATTGCCTTTGGCTATGCAAGAGAGCAATAAATTCGAGAGTAATGAAGCTCGGAAACTCTGCCTTAAACTATCTCCAGAGTTGCTTAAACAACGCCAGGAATTGCCATTAGCTCCACAAGTGAGCAGCAGGGAAATTAAGAGGGACGAAGCTCGGAAACTTCCACTTAAAACATCTCGTGGGTTACCTTTGGCTGTACAAGAGAGCAATAAATCCAAGAGAAATGAAGCACAGAAACTTTTCCTTAAACCATCTCGAGAGTTGCCATTAGCTCCACAAGCGAGCAGCAGGGAAATCAAGACGGGTGAAGCTCAGAAACTCTGCCTTAAAACATCTCGAGAGTTGCCTTTGGCTATTCAAGAGAGCAATAAATCCAAGAGGAATGAAGCTCAGAAACTGTGCCTTAAACCGTCTCAAGAGTTGCTTAAACAACACCAAGAGTTGCCATTAGCTCCACATGCAAACAACAGGGAAAGCAAGAGGTGCGAAGCTCAGAAACTCTGCTTTAAACCAGCTCGAGAGTTGCCCTTGGCCATACAAAAGAGCAACAAATCCAAGAGTGATGAAGCCCAGAAACTCTGCCTTAAACCAGCCCAAGAGTTGTCCTTGGCTGTACAAGAGAGCAATAAATCCAAGAGTGATGAAGCTCAGAAACTGTGCCTTAAACAGTCTCAAGAGTTGCTTAAACAGCGCCAAGGGTTGCCATTAGCTCCACATGCAAGCAACAAGGAAAGCAAGAGGTGCGAAGCTCAGAAACTCTGCCTTAAACCAGTTCGAGAGTTGCCTTTGGCTATACAAGAGAACAATAAATCCAAGAGCAATGAAGCTCAGAAACTCGATCTTGAACAGCAAGAGAGAAGAGAATCCAAAAGGGTCTCGAAAACCAGTTTATGTGTTGATGATGATAGTATTCAACGCCCGGACTATTTGTATAGAAAATTGATAGAGCATTGGGTTCTTCCAAAGATTGACAGAGAACATAATGATTTTGAGGACGAGTGGCTTATTGGGCCAAAGCAAGAAAACAGGCAAGAGTCCAGAATACATGAAGTAGCAAATGTTGTGTCATGTTCTATGAGCTCCAGTTTGTGGCCAAAAGCTCACTACTTACCTGAAGCTGATATGTTTGCCCTGCCTTACACCGTGCCCTTTTAA